Proteins encoded by one window of Prevotella nigrescens:
- a CDS encoding DUF4230 domain-containing protein: protein MKSSLAYFILALFLLMSCSKKSEAPDASKAIDTIPMLVERVQKSSRLYTSEYRIHKIITHTDEVKAEGTFFNKKFSINLPFGDRRVAIPLDAVVKAYIDFSDFNEENVKKDGNGKITIILPDPRIVLTSTKIDHKGMKEFVPFMRHNFTDAELTNYERQGRKQIISSIGQMGIIEHAQESAARQLIPMLKMLGYDQKNITISFRKQFTLADITRFIENSTIQNNKKDE from the coding sequence ATGAAAAGTAGCTTGGCATATTTCATTTTAGCTTTATTCTTGCTCATGTCGTGCAGCAAGAAAAGCGAAGCACCAGATGCTTCCAAGGCAATAGATACAATTCCAATGTTGGTAGAACGGGTGCAAAAAAGCTCTCGTCTGTACACTTCAGAGTATAGAATACACAAAATTATAACGCACACCGACGAAGTTAAAGCAGAAGGAACATTCTTTAACAAGAAGTTTTCCATAAACCTTCCATTCGGCGACCGACGTGTAGCAATACCACTCGATGCTGTTGTGAAGGCATATATAGACTTCTCTGACTTTAACGAAGAAAACGTGAAGAAAGACGGCAATGGGAAGATTACGATTATTCTGCCCGACCCGCGTATTGTTCTTACCAGTACAAAGATAGACCACAAAGGAATGAAAGAGTTTGTGCCGTTCATGCGCCATAACTTCACCGATGCCGAACTAACGAACTACGAGCGGCAAGGCAGAAAGCAGATTATTAGTTCTATCGGACAGATGGGAATTATAGAGCATGCACAAGAGAGTGCAGCCAGACAACTAATTCCGATGCTGAAAATGCTTGGGTACGACCAAAAGAACATTACCATAAGTTTCCGCAAGCAGTTTACATTGGCTGATATTACACGATTCATTGAAAATTCAACTATTCAGAACAATAAGAAAGATGAGTAA
- a CDS encoding transposase: MMLKAVQATLEKGEEKKEMSLYDWHAKVLEDDKVTLQRICKVLVADSAFSKRPFIDKVMKMGFHVVSRLRHDAALFYTWDGEPTGKPGRPRVKGDKIDVRNIDISKGNERDLGETEGKAYALKAWCKSLHRVVSLVIHELPNGSRRLYFCTDESMDGRDVV, from the coding sequence ATGATGCTCAAGGCTGTGCAGGCCACATTGGAAAAAGGGGAGGAGAAAAAAGAGATGAGCCTGTACGACTGGCATGCCAAGGTATTGGAGGACGACAAGGTAACCTTACAGCGTATCTGCAAGGTTCTTGTCGCCGACTCAGCCTTCTCCAAAAGGCCTTTCATCGACAAGGTAATGAAGATGGGATTCCATGTTGTGAGCCGCTTGCGTCACGACGCAGCCTTGTTCTACACATGGGACGGGGAACCCACGGGAAAGCCCGGCCGTCCCCGTGTCAAAGGTGACAAGATTGACGTGAGGAACATCGACATATCCAAAGGCAATGAGCGTGATTTAGGAGAGACCGAAGGCAAAGCCTATGCGCTCAAGGCATGGTGCAAGTCCTTGCACAGGGTCGTGTCGCTTGTCATCCACGAGTTACCTAATGGCAGTCGGCGCTTGTATTTCTGTACGGATGAGAGCATGGACGGACGCGATGTGGTGTAG
- the mtaB gene encoding tRNA (N(6)-L-threonylcarbamoyladenosine(37)-C(2))-methylthiotransferase MtaB, with protein sequence MIDTSSFQGKTARYYTLGCKLNFSETSTFARMLRDMGVREAKKDEVADICLINTCSVTEVADHKCRQVINRMARQNPGAFIVVTGCYAQLESERVANIPNVNLVLGSNEKADLIQYLSNAWNNFDGQPQPGSYHSVKTKDIVKFQPSCSRGNRTRYFLKVQDGCNYFCTYCTIPFARGFSRNPNIRSLVKQAEEAAAEGGKEIVLTGVNIGDFGRTTGESFLDLVKALDKVEGIERFRISSLEPDLIDDELIEFCAQSRSFMPHFHIPLQSGSDKVLKLMHRRYDTALFAHKINFIKTIMPDAFIGVDVMVGCRGEEPKLFEECYNFISSLPITQLHVFPYSERPGTSALSIPYVVDNREKKRRAQQLLQLSDRMTRNFYAEHVGREAEVLFEKAVRGKAMHGFTKNYIRVELSPAQVKETFDNQIMRVRLGEFNFDKSALKIELL encoded by the coding sequence ATGATAGATACATCTTCATTTCAAGGGAAAACGGCTAGATATTACACCTTAGGGTGCAAGCTTAACTTTTCTGAAACAAGTACTTTCGCTCGTATGCTGCGCGACATGGGCGTACGAGAAGCAAAGAAAGACGAAGTTGCCGATATATGCCTTATAAATACTTGTTCGGTAACAGAAGTTGCCGACCATAAATGTAGACAGGTTATCAACCGTATGGCAAGACAAAACCCTGGTGCTTTTATCGTGGTAACAGGCTGCTACGCACAGTTAGAGAGCGAGCGGGTTGCCAACATTCCGAACGTAAACTTGGTGTTGGGAAGCAATGAGAAGGCAGACTTAATACAATATCTTAGTAATGCATGGAACAACTTCGACGGACAGCCACAACCGGGAAGCTATCATTCGGTAAAGACAAAAGACATTGTGAAATTCCAACCCAGTTGCTCCAGAGGTAACCGCACGCGCTATTTCCTGAAAGTTCAAGATGGCTGCAATTACTTCTGCACTTATTGTACCATACCTTTTGCCCGAGGTTTCTCGCGTAATCCTAATATAAGATCGTTGGTAAAACAAGCAGAGGAAGCTGCAGCAGAAGGAGGAAAAGAGATAGTATTGACGGGTGTAAACATTGGCGACTTTGGCAGAACGACGGGCGAAAGCTTCTTGGATTTGGTGAAAGCCTTGGATAAAGTAGAAGGCATTGAACGCTTCCGGATAAGCTCGCTCGAACCAGACCTTATTGATGACGAACTTATAGAATTTTGTGCACAATCGCGTTCCTTTATGCCGCACTTCCATATACCATTACAAAGTGGGTCAGACAAAGTGTTGAAACTAATGCACCGACGTTACGACACTGCGCTGTTTGCTCACAAAATAAATTTTATAAAGACAATTATGCCCGACGCTTTTATCGGCGTAGACGTAATGGTGGGCTGTCGAGGCGAAGAACCGAAGCTTTTCGAAGAGTGCTACAACTTTATATCGTCGTTGCCCATCACACAACTCCACGTATTCCCTTACTCTGAACGGCCGGGTACATCGGCTCTTTCCATTCCATACGTGGTAGACAATAGGGAAAAGAAACGTCGTGCCCAGCAGTTGTTACAACTGTCCGACAGAATGACACGCAATTTCTATGCGGAACATGTCGGGCGCGAGGCAGAAGTGTTGTTCGAGAAGGCTGTACGAGGGAAAGCAATGCACGGATTTACAAAGAACTATATTCGCGTCGAACTTTCGCCTGCCCAAGTAAAAGAGACATTCGACAATCAGATTATGCGAGTACGTCTTGGCGAATTTAACTTCGATAAATCAGCATTAAAGATAGAACTATTATGA
- a CDS encoding glycosyltransferase family 2 protein, with translation MKVSIVILNWNGRAMLQRYLPSVVRYSQDEAEVIVADNASTDDSLQWLANEFPQVRTIVLDQNYGFAGGYNKALKQVESEYYILLNNDVEVTHHWLTELIEEMDAREMVAACQPKLLSVNNKDAFEYAGAAGGFLDKYGYPYCRGRIFDKVEEDDGQYDTNSEIFWATGACLMIRSKDYWSVGGFDERFFAHNEEIDLCWRLQLKGRKIYCFPTSYVFHEGGGTLPKSNSRKTFLNFRNNLTMLWKNLPEGELKSVMRTRCFLDYIAALQMLLLKSDWRDCLAIIKARRAFRKWRKSFERTQQQSYEDKRTHYSILWQYYAKKKDTFEKLEKE, from the coding sequence ATGAAGGTATCCATTGTTATTTTAAATTGGAATGGCAGGGCTATGTTGCAGAGATATCTACCTTCGGTGGTACGGTATTCGCAAGACGAAGCCGAGGTTATAGTAGCAGACAATGCTTCGACCGATGACTCTCTACAGTGGTTGGCAAACGAGTTTCCGCAAGTAAGAACCATTGTGTTAGACCAGAACTATGGTTTTGCCGGTGGCTATAACAAAGCTTTGAAACAAGTAGAGAGCGAATACTATATATTGCTGAACAACGATGTAGAAGTAACACACCACTGGCTAACAGAACTGATAGAAGAAATGGATGCTCGGGAAATGGTTGCCGCCTGCCAGCCCAAATTGCTTTCGGTTAACAATAAAGATGCTTTTGAATATGCAGGGGCTGCTGGTGGCTTTCTGGATAAATATGGATATCCATATTGTCGAGGAAGAATCTTCGATAAGGTGGAAGAAGACGACGGACAATACGATACAAACTCTGAAATATTCTGGGCAACAGGGGCTTGTCTTATGATTCGTTCTAAAGACTATTGGTCTGTAGGAGGGTTCGACGAACGTTTCTTTGCACATAATGAGGAGATTGACTTATGCTGGCGGTTACAGCTTAAGGGAAGAAAGATATATTGTTTTCCTACAAGTTATGTATTTCACGAAGGTGGAGGAACATTGCCTAAATCGAATTCGAGAAAGACATTCCTGAATTTCCGTAACAATTTAACAATGTTATGGAAGAATCTTCCTGAAGGAGAACTGAAGTCGGTAATGCGCACAAGATGTTTTTTAGACTATATCGCAGCTTTACAAATGCTACTGCTAAAGTCTGATTGGCGCGACTGCTTAGCCATAATAAAGGCAAGAAGAGCTTTCAGGAAATGGAGAAAATCGTTTGAACGTACCCAACAACAAAGTTATGAGGATAAGCGTACCCATTACTCTATTCTATGGCAATACTACGCAAAGAAGAAAGATACATTCGAGAAATTAGAAAAAGAATAG
- a CDS encoding nucleoside deaminase encodes MSSEEQIEKDKFYMGRALVLAEEAFGKGEVPVGAVIVCRDRIIARAHNLTEALTDVTAHAEMQAITMSANELGGKYLQDCTLYVTVEPCVMCAGALGWSQIKRIVYGCSDEKRGYSTFAPQALHKRTIVTKGVREEECKQLMQQFFKQKR; translated from the coding sequence ATGAGTAGCGAAGAACAAATAGAGAAAGACAAGTTTTATATGGGGCGTGCCTTGGTATTGGCGGAAGAGGCATTCGGAAAAGGAGAAGTTCCCGTTGGTGCCGTGATAGTGTGCAGAGACCGAATTATTGCACGTGCACACAACCTGACAGAAGCTTTGACCGATGTTACTGCACATGCGGAGATGCAAGCCATAACAATGTCTGCCAATGAATTAGGCGGAAAATACCTACAAGACTGTACGCTCTATGTAACGGTAGAACCTTGCGTTATGTGCGCCGGTGCATTGGGTTGGTCGCAAATCAAGCGCATTGTCTATGGCTGCAGCGACGAGAAGCGAGGCTATTCGACCTTTGCTCCGCAAGCACTTCATAAACGAACCATCGTAACAAAGGGTGTCCGTGAAGAAGAATGTAAACAGCTGATGCAACAATTCTTTAAGCAAAAAAGGTAA
- a CDS encoding YraN family protein, producing MALHNETGKWGEQLACEYLMHEGYRIVERDWKCGKRDIDIVAIENDVYVFVEVKTRRNERFANADEAVTPQKIRSVSIAANAYVKSHNLNRELRFDIITIVGTPDKYEIRHVKDAFLPFV from the coding sequence ATGGCATTACACAACGAAACAGGTAAATGGGGCGAGCAGTTGGCGTGCGAATATCTTATGCACGAGGGCTACAGAATTGTGGAAAGAGACTGGAAGTGCGGTAAGCGCGATATAGATATTGTTGCTATTGAAAACGATGTTTATGTCTTCGTTGAAGTTAAGACACGTAGAAACGAGCGTTTTGCCAACGCCGATGAGGCTGTAACGCCACAGAAAATACGCTCTGTTTCCATTGCTGCTAACGCATACGTTAAAAGTCATAATCTCAACAGAGAACTACGTTTCGATATTATAACTATTGTAGGCACACCCGACAAATACGAAATTCGCCATGTTAAAGATGCCTTTCTGCCATTTGTATGA
- a CDS encoding biotin--[acetyl-CoA-carboxylase] ligase: MWNINNVFTSMNIIHKIRAAFQREKESTTNVVRLETIGSTNDFLKTYTPLEGEQMTVAVADFQTAGRGQGANCWESEAGKNLLFSVLLHPVEVPVACQFLLSEYGALSLREALTDYVDKGSITLKWPNDIYWNDKKLSGTLIETKLSGGRIKDCVFGVGLNVNQTEFKSDAPNPVSLCQILGKEVNREDLLQKIIASFERNYELIRSANYGAISAMYHEALYRSKGFYPYEDADGVFEGAIVEVEDDGHLILRDREGMIRSYEFKEIKYGKI, translated from the coding sequence ATGTGGAACATTAACAATGTATTTACTTCAATGAACATTATCCATAAGATACGAGCAGCTTTCCAAAGGGAAAAGGAGTCTACCACTAACGTTGTACGATTGGAAACCATTGGCAGTACCAACGACTTTCTGAAAACTTATACGCCCCTGGAAGGGGAGCAGATGACTGTGGCTGTGGCTGATTTTCAGACTGCTGGACGTGGGCAAGGAGCGAACTGTTGGGAGAGCGAAGCTGGCAAGAACCTGTTGTTTTCTGTGCTTTTACACCCAGTTGAAGTGCCTGTTGCCTGTCAGTTTCTGTTGTCGGAATATGGCGCATTATCGTTGCGAGAAGCATTGACAGACTATGTGGACAAGGGTAGCATTACGCTGAAATGGCCGAACGACATATATTGGAACGACAAAAAGCTAAGTGGTACGCTGATAGAAACCAAGTTGAGCGGTGGCAGGATAAAAGACTGCGTGTTTGGTGTGGGACTGAACGTGAACCAAACAGAATTTAAAAGCGATGCTCCCAACCCCGTTTCGCTTTGTCAGATTTTAGGCAAAGAGGTGAATAGGGAAGACCTTTTGCAAAAGATTATAGCCTCGTTTGAACGAAACTACGAGTTGATTCGCAGTGCGAACTATGGCGCAATCTCGGCAATGTATCACGAAGCATTGTATCGTTCAAAAGGTTTTTACCCTTACGAAGATGCGGACGGAGTATTTGAAGGGGCTATTGTGGAAGTTGAGGACGACGGACACCTGATACTTCGCGACCGCGAAGGAATGATAAGAAGTTACGAATTTAAAGAAATAAAGTATGGCAAGATTTAA
- the pyrH gene encoding UMP kinase, protein MARFKRILLKLSGESLMGKQGYGIDAERLEDYARQIKEIQEMGVQIGIVIGGGNIFRGLTGSQKGFDRVKGDQMGMCATVINSLALSSALGAFGVKSKVMTAIRMEPIGEFYSKWKAVEALEDGYVCIFSAGTGNPYFTTDTGSSLRGIEIEADVMLKGTRVDGVYTADPEKDPTATKFTEITYDEIYNKGLKVMDLTATTMCKENNLPIYVFNMDIVGNLKKVIDGEDIGTLVHN, encoded by the coding sequence ATGGCAAGATTTAAAAGAATTCTCTTGAAGCTTTCAGGCGAGAGCTTAATGGGCAAGCAAGGATACGGCATTGATGCGGAACGCCTTGAAGACTATGCACGCCAAATAAAAGAAATACAGGAAATGGGCGTGCAAATCGGTATCGTTATAGGTGGTGGTAATATCTTCCGTGGACTGACAGGCAGTCAGAAAGGCTTCGACCGAGTAAAGGGCGACCAGATGGGTATGTGTGCAACGGTGATTAATTCGCTCGCATTGAGTTCTGCGCTGGGTGCTTTTGGCGTGAAGTCGAAGGTGATGACGGCAATCCGCATGGAACCTATTGGCGAATTTTACAGCAAATGGAAAGCAGTTGAAGCACTCGAAGATGGTTACGTCTGCATCTTCTCGGCAGGTACGGGCAACCCTTATTTTACTACCGATACGGGTTCGAGCTTGCGTGGCATCGAGATAGAAGCCGACGTAATGCTGAAAGGTACGCGTGTAGATGGCGTTTATACGGCAGACCCAGAGAAAGACCCTACGGCAACGAAGTTTACCGAAATAACTTACGATGAGATATACAATAAGGGTTTGAAGGTAATGGACCTTACTGCCACAACAATGTGCAAGGAAAACAATCTTCCTATCTATGTGTTTAATATGGACATTGTCGGCAACTTGAAGAAAGTAATCGACGGCGAGGACATAGGTACGCTGGTACATAATTAA
- the trxA gene encoding thioredoxin translates to MEVEITTENFESYKNGELPLVVDLWATWCGPCKMIGPVISELANDYDGKIVVGKCNIEDNDDIAIDYGVRNIPTILFFKNGELVDKFVGAASKDKLDEKFKTLL, encoded by the coding sequence ATGGAAGTAGAAATTACAACCGAAAACTTCGAGAGTTATAAGAATGGCGAATTGCCATTGGTAGTTGATTTATGGGCAACGTGGTGCGGGCCTTGCAAGATGATAGGTCCGGTTATCTCCGAATTGGCTAACGATTACGACGGCAAGATTGTCGTTGGAAAGTGCAACATAGAAGATAACGACGACATTGCCATCGATTATGGAGTACGCAACATTCCTACAATCCTATTCTTCAAGAATGGCGAATTGGTAGACAAGTTTGTGGGAGCTGCATCTAAAGACAAGCTCGACGAAAAGTTCAAGACATTGCTTTAA
- the dnaE gene encoding DNA polymerase III subunit alpha, producing the protein MEDFVHLHVHTFYSVLDGQSKITHLVDKAINNGMKGMAITDHGVMFGIKEFSDYCANINKKRKKNGEEPFKPIFGCEMYVARRRKQDKVKDMHDNSGYHLIVLAKNYQGYKNLIKLVSRSWIDGFYYRPRTDRADLEKYHEGLIVCSACLAGEIPRNILKGDINAAREAVEWYQKIFGDDFYLELQRHEVKDPTLMANREAFPLQQKVNRVLLQFSKEYGIKYVCTNDCHFEDKETAEAHDHLLCLSTQEELNSPTRMRYSKQEWFKTREEMNDVFSDLPDALSNTLEILDKVEMYSIDNGPIMPFFPIPESFGTEEIWRKRFSEQQLYDEFTTDENGENQLSPENGQAVIDRLGGYEKIYRIKFEADYLSKLAHDGAKKLYGDPIPEDVQKAITFELHVMKTMGFPGYFLIVQDFINAARHELNVMVGPGRGSAAGSVVAYCLGITRIDPLKYDLLFERFLNPDRVNLPDIDTDFDDDGRGKVLQWVINKYGAENCAHIITYSTMATKNSIKDVARVEGLPLEISNRLCKAIPDRLPDGMKMNLTNAIACTPLLQEAEVSEDARERNTIKYAKMLEGTVRGTGIHACGFIICRDPISDWVPVSTASDPDFPEKKVPVTQYDGHVIETTGLIKMDFLGLKTLSEIKEACKIIKQTTGDVIDIDNIPIDDELTYQLYQRGQTVGTFQFESAGMQKYLRELHPTVFEDLIAMNALYRPGPMDYIPDFIKRKNDPSLVKYDIPCMEKYLKDTYGITVYQEQVMLLSRQLANFTRGESDALRKAMGKKKKAIVDQMKPKFLAQGKANGHDPEVLEKIWGDWEKFASYAFNKSHATCYSWVAYQTAYLKAHYPAQFMAALMTRRFSQITEITKLMEECKALKIPTLCPDVNESQIGFSVNKKGGIRFGLSAIKGMGTGAAMAIVDEREKNGPYTSIFDFVERIDLSNVNRKAFENLVKSGSFDGLGLQREEYFGVNAKGICFLDSLIKYGQLFQQEKAQMQNSLFGGDDAIEIAQPTIPKVVRWPSVERLNYERELIGIYLSAHPLDDYSVIMKNICNTHIEEIGRGADLEKLSERDEITFGGIITAVSERFSQKTGKPFGIVTLQDFKSSGELALFGDDWARWNGLMKENYTIFITAKCQPRYRNSNLFELKVQNVEQLYDVKKHRLERFTIMMDTSAVDDRTVSELVTLVERNEGDTQLYIELHTADQASVTLHYRNKGIDIDRTLLDFIASEENMEYKIN; encoded by the coding sequence ATGGAAGATTTCGTACATTTACACGTACATACATTTTATTCGGTGCTTGATGGTCAGTCTAAGATAACTCATCTTGTTGACAAAGCGATTAATAATGGCATGAAAGGTATGGCCATTACCGATCACGGTGTGATGTTCGGAATAAAAGAATTTTCTGATTATTGTGCGAATATCAATAAAAAGCGGAAGAAGAACGGAGAAGAACCTTTTAAGCCAATCTTCGGTTGTGAAATGTATGTGGCAAGGAGGCGTAAGCAAGATAAGGTGAAAGACATGCACGACAACTCTGGTTACCACCTTATAGTATTAGCAAAAAATTATCAGGGTTACAAAAACCTTATAAAATTGGTATCACGTTCCTGGATAGATGGCTTTTATTATCGCCCACGTACTGACCGTGCTGATTTAGAAAAATACCATGAAGGCTTAATTGTCTGCTCTGCTTGTTTGGCAGGTGAGATACCACGTAATATATTAAAAGGTGATATAAATGCTGCCCGAGAAGCCGTAGAATGGTATCAAAAGATTTTCGGCGATGACTTCTATCTGGAGTTACAACGTCATGAAGTGAAAGATCCGACATTGATGGCTAACCGTGAGGCCTTTCCTTTACAACAGAAAGTAAACCGTGTGCTGTTGCAATTTTCAAAGGAATATGGTATTAAATATGTGTGCACTAACGACTGCCACTTTGAAGATAAAGAGACTGCTGAGGCTCACGACCACCTACTTTGTCTTTCTACACAAGAAGAATTGAATTCTCCCACGCGAATGCGCTACTCGAAGCAAGAGTGGTTTAAGACGCGTGAAGAGATGAACGACGTGTTCTCAGATTTACCAGATGCGCTAAGCAATACTTTGGAGATACTTGACAAAGTAGAGATGTATAGCATAGACAATGGTCCTATCATGCCTTTCTTCCCTATCCCTGAGAGCTTCGGAACAGAAGAGATATGGCGCAAGAGATTTAGCGAACAACAACTTTACGACGAGTTTACGACCGACGAGAATGGCGAAAATCAACTTTCTCCAGAGAACGGACAAGCTGTAATAGACCGCTTAGGAGGCTACGAAAAGATTTATCGTATCAAATTCGAAGCCGACTACCTGTCAAAGTTAGCGCACGATGGCGCAAAGAAACTCTATGGCGACCCTATCCCGGAAGACGTTCAGAAAGCAATAACGTTTGAGCTACACGTCATGAAGACTATGGGATTCCCTGGCTACTTCCTTATTGTTCAAGACTTCATTAATGCTGCCCGCCACGAACTTAACGTAATGGTAGGACCTGGGCGTGGCTCGGCAGCAGGTTCGGTGGTGGCTTATTGTTTAGGAATAACACGTATAGATCCCTTAAAATACGACTTGCTGTTCGAACGCTTCCTAAATCCCGACCGTGTAAATCTGCCCGATATTGATACCGATTTCGATGATGATGGACGCGGAAAGGTGTTGCAATGGGTAATTAATAAGTATGGTGCGGAGAATTGTGCACACATTATTACGTACTCTACAATGGCAACCAAGAACTCTATTAAAGACGTTGCACGTGTAGAAGGTCTGCCTTTAGAAATCTCAAACCGACTTTGCAAGGCTATCCCAGACCGTCTTCCCGATGGTATGAAGATGAATTTGACGAATGCCATTGCTTGTACGCCACTGCTGCAGGAAGCTGAAGTGAGTGAAGATGCACGCGAACGAAATACCATAAAGTATGCGAAGATGCTGGAAGGAACGGTGCGCGGCACTGGCATTCATGCGTGTGGGTTCATTATTTGCCGCGACCCTATCAGCGACTGGGTTCCTGTCTCTACGGCTTCCGACCCCGATTTCCCCGAGAAGAAAGTCCCTGTAACGCAATACGATGGGCACGTCATAGAAACAACAGGACTTATAAAGATGGACTTCCTCGGTCTTAAAACGCTGTCCGAGATTAAAGAAGCCTGCAAAATAATAAAGCAGACCACTGGCGATGTAATCGATATCGATAACATTCCGATTGATGACGAACTTACCTATCAGCTTTATCAGCGAGGGCAAACTGTGGGGACGTTCCAGTTTGAATCGGCGGGAATGCAGAAGTATCTGCGCGAATTGCACCCAACTGTGTTCGAAGACCTTATCGCAATGAATGCGCTCTATCGCCCGGGACCTATGGACTACATTCCAGACTTTATCAAACGCAAGAATGATCCGTCGCTGGTTAAGTACGACATTCCCTGCATGGAGAAGTATTTGAAAGACACTTATGGCATTACGGTCTACCAGGAGCAAGTAATGTTGCTGAGTCGCCAGCTTGCAAACTTCACCCGTGGCGAGAGCGATGCCCTGCGCAAGGCAATGGGGAAAAAGAAGAAAGCCATTGTAGACCAGATGAAACCTAAGTTTCTTGCACAAGGAAAGGCTAACGGACACGACCCCGAGGTGTTGGAAAAGATATGGGGCGACTGGGAAAAGTTCGCCAGCTATGCCTTCAACAAGTCGCATGCCACTTGCTATTCGTGGGTTGCTTACCAGACTGCTTACCTGAAAGCGCATTATCCCGCACAGTTCATGGCTGCCTTAATGACACGCCGCTTCAGTCAGATAACCGAAATAACGAAACTGATGGAAGAGTGCAAGGCACTCAAGATTCCAACTCTTTGTCCTGACGTAAACGAAAGTCAGATAGGTTTCAGCGTGAACAAGAAAGGGGGCATTCGTTTTGGGCTTTCAGCCATCAAGGGAATGGGAACAGGTGCAGCCATGGCAATCGTGGACGAAAGGGAAAAGAATGGACCTTACACAAGCATATTCGACTTTGTTGAACGCATAGACCTTAGCAATGTAAACCGAAAGGCCTTCGAGAACTTAGTCAAGAGTGGCAGCTTCGATGGGCTCGGGTTACAGCGAGAAGAATATTTTGGTGTAAATGCCAAAGGCATATGCTTCCTCGATTCGCTAATTAAGTACGGACAACTATTTCAACAAGAAAAGGCGCAAATGCAAAACTCCCTCTTCGGTGGCGACGATGCAATCGAGATAGCGCAACCCACTATTCCGAAGGTTGTGCGCTGGCCAAGTGTAGAGAGACTGAACTACGAACGCGAACTGATTGGCATTTATCTCTCCGCCCACCCGTTAGACGATTACAGCGTGATTATGAAGAATATATGTAATACGCACATTGAAGAGATTGGACGAGGAGCCGACTTGGAAAAGCTATCGGAGCGCGACGAAATTACGTTCGGAGGAATCATAACTGCCGTGAGCGAGCGCTTTTCGCAGAAAACGGGCAAGCCGTTCGGCATCGTTACCCTACAAGACTTCAAGAGTTCGGGCGAGCTTGCACTCTTTGGCGACGACTGGGCACGGTGGAACGGACTGATGAAAGAAAACTACACCATCTTTATAACGGCAAAATGTCAGCCCCGCTATCGCAACAGCAACTTGTTCGAACTAAAGGTGCAGAACGTGGAACAGCTCTACGACGTAAAGAAGCACCGACTGGAACGGTTTACGATAATGATGGACACATCGGCAGTTGACGACCGGACAGTTTCCGAACTTGTTACGCTGGTGGAACGAAACGAAGGCGATACGCAACTTTACATTGAACTGCATACGGCAGACCAGGCTTCGGTAACGCTTCACTATCGCAACAAAGGTATTGACATAGACCGCACATTGCTCGACTTTATTGCCAGCGAAGAGAATATGGAATACAAGATAAACTGA
- a CDS encoding phosphatidylserine decarboxylase family protein, with amino-acid sequence MGRIKRKLKKIRLHHEGTDQLLYGGIGIGLIALLLWFGIDSKIPFWIFSAIFGTVYCIVLNFYRCPIRYFDGEDTEKIVVAPADGHIVVIEEVEENKYFHERRIMVSIFMSLWNVHANWFPVDGTVKAVKHFNGNYHKAWLPKASEENEHADIIITTPDGREILCRQIAGAVARRIVTYAKENEECFIDEHLGFIKLGSRVDVFLPIDSEICVKMGQSTVGDQTVIARLS; translated from the coding sequence ATGGGAAGAATAAAGAGGAAACTCAAGAAGATAAGATTACATCACGAAGGCACAGACCAGCTTCTATATGGAGGTATCGGCATAGGGCTGATAGCTCTTTTACTATGGTTTGGCATAGATTCTAAGATACCTTTCTGGATATTTAGCGCCATCTTTGGAACTGTCTATTGTATTGTTTTAAACTTTTATCGCTGTCCTATCCGCTATTTTGATGGCGAAGATACCGAGAAGATTGTAGTAGCTCCAGCCGATGGACATATCGTTGTTATAGAGGAAGTAGAAGAGAATAAGTATTTCCACGAACGTCGTATCATGGTCTCCATCTTCATGAGTCTTTGGAACGTACATGCCAATTGGTTTCCTGTAGACGGAACAGTAAAGGCTGTTAAACACTTCAACGGTAACTATCATAAGGCATGGCTGCCAAAAGCAAGTGAGGAAAATGAGCATGCCGACATTATAATCACAACTCCTGATGGCAGAGAAATCCTATGTCGACAGATTGCGGGTGCAGTTGCGCGCCGCATTGTAACTTATGCCAAAGAAAACGAAGAATGTTTTATCGACGAACATTTGGGCTTTATAAAGTTAGGTAGCCGTGTTGATGTCTTCTTGCCAATAGACTCTGAAATCTGTGTAAAGATGGGACAATCTACCGTAGGCGACCAAACAGTTATAGCAAGACTTAGCTAA